Proteins encoded within one genomic window of Saccharopolyspora pogona:
- a CDS encoding phosphatidylinositol-specific phospholipase C, which produces MPGRSTRAAAVLAMALAVAVLPGTAAAAPYCQSITEASNPDWMAGLPDDASLAQLSIPGTHQTLSLHGGSLTQTQENHGDSAKTLTVQLQSGIRAIDIRVRRYDDLFTLHHGPFYQNANFSDVLRKAGEFLAAHPGETVLMRLKAECTGKVGSCTDENSQLDTAQIFDWYRDNDPNGKYLHDPAGGEMPTLGQVRGKIVLASLQRAHGGLYEGRGLGQFNGDSWGEYVQDEYNVPTLFDIDDKWFKVRDHLDKTVAADPGRMFLNFSSGSSPAAFPNAVACGAAGFRGVNNYALKHLTGNGLPRTGVIMMDFPGGELVNAIIAKNGH; this is translated from the coding sequence ATGCCTGGAAGATCGACTCGCGCGGCAGCGGTCCTGGCGATGGCGCTGGCCGTCGCCGTCCTGCCCGGAACGGCCGCCGCGGCGCCGTACTGCCAGAGCATCACCGAGGCGTCGAACCCGGACTGGATGGCGGGCCTGCCCGACGACGCCAGCCTCGCTCAGCTGTCGATCCCCGGCACCCACCAGACCCTGTCACTGCACGGCGGTTCGCTGACCCAGACGCAGGAGAACCACGGCGACAGCGCCAAAACGCTGACCGTGCAGCTGCAGTCGGGAATCCGGGCCATCGACATCCGGGTGCGGCGCTACGACGACCTGTTCACCCTGCACCACGGGCCGTTCTACCAGAACGCCAACTTCTCCGACGTGCTGCGGAAGGCGGGCGAGTTCCTGGCCGCGCACCCCGGTGAAACGGTGCTCATGCGGCTGAAGGCCGAGTGCACCGGCAAAGTCGGCTCGTGCACCGACGAGAACAGCCAGCTCGACACCGCGCAGATCTTCGACTGGTACCGGGACAACGACCCCAACGGCAAGTACCTGCACGACCCGGCCGGCGGCGAGATGCCGACGCTCGGTCAGGTGCGCGGCAAGATCGTGCTGGCGAGCCTGCAGCGCGCGCACGGCGGGCTGTACGAGGGGCGCGGGCTCGGGCAGTTCAACGGCGACTCCTGGGGCGAGTATGTCCAGGACGAGTACAACGTGCCGACCTTGTTCGACATCGACGACAAGTGGTTCAAGGTGCGCGACCACCTGGACAAGACGGTGGCCGCCGATCCGGGACGGATGTTCTTGAACTTCTCCAGCGGCTCCAGCCCGGCCGCCTTCCCGAACGCGGTCGCCTGCGGCGCCGCCGGTTTCCGCGGCGTCAACAACTACGCCCTGAAACACCTCACCGGCAACGGCCTGCCCCGCACCGGTGTGATCATGATGGACTTCCCGGGTGGCGAACTGGTGAACGCCATCATCGCGAAGAACGGGCACTGA
- a CDS encoding carboxylesterase/lipase family protein gives MRTEQGTVRGTANEELSIFRGIPYAAPLDGARRFQAPVAPQRWEGVRDALEFSASVPQPAVIPGFPSPWNPGDSTDCLSVNVWTPDRGGGLPVMVWFHGGAYLGGTAADYDPALFAQAGVVAVTVNYRVGYEGFGWVADAPSNRGMLDQLAALRWVRDNIAAFGGNPGNVTIFGESAGATSVATLIGGSTRSGLFRRAIAQSVGSLYCAEDEARKLSELIVGPLGVPATAEELAAVPSEAIHAAQLPVMAEQDENRADWTNSTPYAVILDGEVLDDLPWVALRAGAGRDVDLISGYTADEARMFTVDLPAEVKDPVLMAQRLRLDPSVVGRYRAGYPGIEDAELFSLMLSDQLFRMPSLWNAEAHAAAGGRSYAYEFAWSSPVRGGALGAHHGLDVPFTFGIVEDGLGKSMFGGEIPPDFEQLSGELRKAWVSFAATGDPGWPAYTVADRSARVWNVPSTVVADPIKVSREIWQHRFQA, from the coding sequence GTGCGGACCGAACAGGGCACGGTGCGGGGAACCGCGAACGAAGAGTTGAGCATTTTCAGGGGAATTCCGTACGCGGCACCGCTGGACGGGGCGCGTCGGTTCCAGGCGCCTGTTGCCCCGCAGCGGTGGGAAGGGGTGCGGGACGCGTTGGAGTTCAGCGCGTCGGTGCCGCAACCGGCGGTGATCCCCGGGTTCCCGTCGCCGTGGAACCCCGGTGACAGCACCGACTGCCTGAGCGTCAACGTGTGGACCCCGGATCGCGGCGGCGGCCTGCCGGTCATGGTCTGGTTCCACGGCGGGGCCTATCTGGGCGGTACGGCCGCCGACTACGATCCGGCGTTGTTCGCGCAGGCCGGGGTCGTCGCGGTGACGGTGAACTACCGGGTCGGTTATGAGGGTTTCGGTTGGGTTGCCGATGCGCCGTCCAACCGCGGCATGCTGGACCAGCTCGCGGCGTTGCGCTGGGTGCGCGACAACATCGCCGCGTTCGGCGGCAACCCGGGCAATGTGACGATCTTCGGCGAGTCCGCGGGCGCGACCTCGGTGGCCACGCTGATCGGGGGATCGACCCGGAGCGGGTTGTTCCGCCGCGCGATCGCGCAGAGCGTCGGCTCGCTGTACTGCGCCGAGGACGAGGCGCGCAAGCTCAGCGAGCTCATCGTCGGTCCGCTCGGTGTCCCGGCCACCGCCGAGGAGCTGGCGGCGGTGCCGTCCGAGGCGATCCACGCGGCGCAGCTGCCCGTGATGGCGGAGCAGGACGAGAACCGCGCGGACTGGACGAATTCCACGCCGTACGCGGTGATCCTCGACGGCGAGGTGCTCGACGACCTGCCGTGGGTCGCGCTGCGCGCCGGCGCGGGCCGCGACGTGGACCTGATCAGCGGATACACCGCCGACGAAGCCCGAATGTTCACAGTGGACCTTCCCGCGGAGGTCAAGGACCCGGTGCTGATGGCGCAGCGGCTGCGGCTGGATCCGTCGGTGGTGGGCCGGTACCGCGCCGGGTATCCGGGGATCGAGGATGCCGAGCTGTTCTCGCTGATGCTCAGCGATCAGCTGTTCCGGATGCCGTCGCTGTGGAACGCTGAAGCGCACGCCGCGGCTGGCGGCCGCAGCTACGCCTATGAGTTCGCCTGGTCGAGCCCGGTGCGCGGCGGTGCGCTCGGCGCGCACCACGGGCTGGACGTGCCGTTCACGTTCGGAATCGTTGAGGATGGGCTCGGCAAGTCGATGTTCGGCGGCGAGATCCCGCCGGACTTCGAGCAGCTGTCCGGCGAGCTGCGCAAGGCGTGGGTTTCATTCGCGGCGACCGGTGACCCGGGGTGGCCTGCCTACACCGTCGCCGACCGCTCGGCCCGGGTGTGGAACGTGCCGTCGACCGTGGTGGCCGATCCGATCAAGGTATCCCGGGAGATCTGGCAACACCGCTTCCAGGCGTGA
- a CDS encoding wax ester/triacylglycerol synthase family O-acyltransferase has product MMTTEVSALDWAFLCLEQETAPMHIGAVAVFRPSEPADRVRLLALLAERAQRIARLRLRLGQSWLPGQARWAEAPEFDAAEQVRSHQVPSPGGREELAELVAELIADPLDRRRPLWELHLITGLDGDRFAVLVKFHHALADGREAVEMGLGLLDGFTPEAPEPLPDPDGSPLDLLRKPQQLFDAVRGTLSKSGETLGIASSVVRSMRLPIPDSPLRASASAARRVALIPIGLADLRRIRARHGGTTNDVVLAVLAGAFRRWLAARGHPVDELPLRALIPVSRRRGDNARGNNQLSGYLCDLPVGEPDPVARLQAIRVAMGRNKSAGPLRGPGAFPVLAGRVPQIVHQVAAPLAGQGAALLFDTVITNVPLPGFRAALGGAELVELYPVAPLVAGHALAIAVSQYRDTVHVGVHANRAALPDLEKLSEAVPFAVAELDDRS; this is encoded by the coding sequence ATGATGACGACCGAGGTCAGTGCGCTCGACTGGGCGTTCCTGTGCCTGGAGCAGGAAACCGCGCCGATGCACATCGGTGCGGTCGCGGTGTTCCGGCCGTCGGAACCGGCGGACCGGGTGCGGCTGCTGGCGCTGCTGGCCGAGCGGGCCCAGCGGATCGCGCGGCTGCGGCTGCGGCTCGGCCAGTCGTGGCTGCCCGGCCAGGCCCGTTGGGCGGAAGCGCCGGAATTCGACGCGGCCGAGCAGGTGCGCAGCCACCAGGTGCCCTCGCCGGGCGGGCGGGAGGAATTGGCCGAGCTGGTCGCGGAGCTCATCGCGGACCCGCTGGACCGGCGCCGTCCGCTGTGGGAACTGCACCTGATCACCGGGCTGGACGGGGACCGGTTCGCGGTGCTGGTGAAGTTCCACCACGCCCTCGCCGATGGCCGGGAAGCGGTCGAGATGGGTTTGGGGCTGCTCGACGGCTTCACGCCCGAGGCGCCGGAACCGCTGCCCGATCCCGACGGCAGCCCGCTGGACCTGCTCCGCAAACCGCAGCAGCTGTTCGATGCGGTTCGCGGAACCCTGTCGAAGTCCGGTGAAACGCTCGGCATCGCCTCGTCGGTGGTGCGCAGCATGCGGCTGCCGATCCCGGATTCGCCGTTGCGCGCTTCCGCTTCCGCGGCGCGGCGGGTGGCGCTGATCCCGATCGGCCTCGCTGACCTGCGGCGGATCCGCGCCCGGCACGGCGGCACCACCAACGACGTCGTGCTCGCGGTGCTCGCCGGGGCGTTCCGCCGGTGGCTGGCCGCGCGCGGGCACCCGGTCGACGAACTGCCGCTGCGGGCGCTGATCCCGGTCAGCCGTCGTCGCGGCGACAACGCGCGAGGGAACAACCAGCTGTCCGGCTACCTGTGCGATCTGCCGGTGGGGGAGCCGGACCCGGTGGCGCGGTTGCAGGCGATCCGGGTCGCGATGGGTCGCAACAAGAGCGCGGGTCCGCTGCGCGGGCCGGGTGCGTTTCCGGTGCTTGCCGGGCGGGTCCCGCAGATCGTGCACCAGGTGGCCGCCCCGCTGGCCGGGCAAGGTGCCGCGCTGCTGTTCGACACCGTGATCACCAACGTGCCGCTGCCGGGTTTCCGGGCGGCCCTGGGAGGGGCAGAGTTGGTGGAGCTGTACCCGGTCGCCCCGCTGGTGGCCGGGCACGCGCTGGCGATCGCGGTCTCGCAGTACCGCGACACCGTGCACGTGGGCGTGCACGCCAATCGCGCGGCGTTGCCGGACCTGGAGAAGCTCAGCGAAGCGGTGCCGTTCGCGGTGGCCGAACTCGACGACCGGTCGTGA
- a CDS encoding mycobacterial-type methylenetetrahydrofolate reductase translates to MNTIALELVPPALDGGVQMAVAEGRKVAELSRASGLAGHIKHVMIPGIIQEDGDRPVDFREKMDTIDFWRTIEPELGGMRGLCTQVTAFHDEQQLTERLHNLRDAGMDGIAFVGVPRNMADGEGPGVAPTDALAKFQDVVPHRGSILIPTRDGEQGRFGFKCERGATYGMTQLLYSDAIVRFLAEFARTTSHRPEILLSFGFIPGVESRKNLIQWLIQDPGNPAVAAEQEFVAQTAELGFEQRKQRVVDLYKRVIDGVHDLGFPLSVHLEAPYGYNKAAFETFAAMLDHWAP, encoded by the coding sequence ATGAACACCATCGCACTCGAACTGGTACCGCCCGCCCTCGACGGTGGCGTGCAGATGGCCGTCGCGGAAGGTCGCAAGGTCGCCGAGCTCAGTCGCGCCTCCGGGCTGGCCGGCCACATCAAGCACGTGATGATCCCCGGCATCATCCAGGAGGACGGGGACCGGCCGGTCGACTTCCGGGAGAAGATGGACACCATCGATTTCTGGCGGACGATCGAGCCCGAACTGGGCGGCATGCGCGGGCTGTGCACGCAGGTCACCGCGTTCCACGACGAGCAACAGCTGACCGAGCGCCTGCACAACCTGCGCGACGCGGGCATGGACGGCATCGCGTTCGTCGGGGTGCCGCGCAACATGGCCGACGGCGAGGGGCCCGGCGTCGCGCCCACCGACGCCCTGGCCAAGTTCCAGGACGTGGTGCCGCACCGCGGTTCGATCCTGATCCCGACCCGGGACGGCGAGCAAGGCCGGTTCGGCTTCAAGTGCGAGCGCGGCGCCACCTACGGCATGACCCAGCTGCTCTACTCCGACGCGATCGTCCGGTTCCTCGCTGAGTTCGCCCGGACCACGTCGCACCGCCCGGAGATCCTGCTGTCCTTCGGGTTCATCCCGGGCGTGGAGAGCAGGAAGAATCTGATCCAGTGGCTTATCCAGGACCCGGGCAACCCGGCCGTGGCCGCCGAGCAGGAATTCGTGGCGCAGACCGCGGAGCTGGGCTTCGAGCAGCGCAAGCAGCGGGTCGTGGACCTCTACAAGCGGGTCATCGACGGGGTGCACGACCTCGGCTTCCCGCTCAGCGTCCACCTGGAAGCGCCCTACGGCTACAACAAGGCGGCCTTCGAGACCTTCGCGGCCATGCTCGACCACTGGGCGCCGTGA
- the ahcY gene encoding adenosylhomocysteinase, translating into MSVELQKVNGLEFAVRDLGLAEAGRHQIRLAEHEMPGLMATREEFAASQPLRGARIAGSLHMTVQTAVLIETLVALGAEVRWVSCNIFSTQDEAAAAVVVGPDGTPEAPAGVSVFAWKGESLEEYWWCTDQLFQFGGGEGPNMILDDGGDATLLVHKGVEFEAAGVVPQAGDDDPEEYKVILETLRASVAADGKRFTKIAGEVKGVTEETTTGVHRLYELAKTGDLLFPAINVNDSVTKSKFDNKYGCRHSLIDGINRATDVLIGGKVAVVCGYGDVGKGSAESLRGQGARVIVTEIDPICALQAAMDGYQVTTLEDVVEIADIFVTTTGNFDIITAEHMGRMKHQAIVGNIGHFDNEIDMAGLEKTPGVRKQEIKPQVHEYVFEDGHSIIVLSEGRLLNLGNATGHPSFVMSNSFTNQTIAQIELFTKPGEYDKQVYVLPKHLDEKVARLHLDALGVKLTKLSKEQAAYIGVDVDGPYKPDHYRY; encoded by the coding sequence ATGGCGACGCGTGAGGAGTTTGCGGCCTCGCAGCCGTTGAGGGGTGCGCGGATTGCGGGTTCGTTGCACATGACGGTGCAGACGGCGGTGTTGATCGAGACGCTGGTCGCGCTGGGCGCCGAGGTCCGGTGGGTGTCGTGCAACATCTTCTCGACCCAGGACGAGGCCGCCGCTGCGGTTGTGGTGGGCCCGGACGGGACGCCGGAGGCGCCTGCGGGTGTGTCGGTGTTCGCGTGGAAGGGTGAGTCGCTGGAGGAGTACTGGTGGTGCACCGACCAGTTGTTCCAGTTCGGTGGTGGTGAGGGTCCGAACATGATCCTCGATGATGGTGGTGATGCCACGCTGTTGGTGCACAAGGGTGTGGAGTTCGAGGCTGCCGGGGTGGTGCCGCAGGCTGGAGATGATGACCCGGAGGAGTACAAGGTCATCCTGGAGACGCTGCGCGCCAGCGTCGCCGCGGACGGCAAGCGGTTCACGAAGATCGCCGGCGAGGTCAAGGGTGTCACCGAGGAGACCACCACCGGTGTGCACCGGCTGTATGAGCTGGCCAAGACCGGGGATCTGTTGTTCCCGGCGATCAACGTCAACGACTCGGTGACGAAGTCGAAGTTCGACAACAAGTACGGGTGCCGGCACTCGCTGATCGATGGCATCAACCGTGCCACGGATGTGCTCATTGGCGGCAAGGTCGCGGTGGTCTGCGGCTACGGCGACGTCGGTAAGGGCTCGGCGGAGTCGCTGCGCGGCCAGGGTGCGCGGGTGATCGTCACCGAGATCGACCCGATCTGCGCGTTGCAGGCGGCGATGGACGGTTATCAGGTGACCACGCTGGAAGATGTCGTGGAGATCGCTGACATCTTCGTCACGACGACGGGGAACTTCGACATCATCACCGCTGAGCACATGGGGCGGATGAAGCACCAGGCGATCGTGGGCAACATCGGTCATTTCGACAACGAGATCGACATGGCGGGGTTGGAGAAAACGCCCGGTGTCCGTAAGCAGGAGATCAAGCCGCAGGTCCACGAGTACGTGTTCGAGGACGGGCATTCGATCATTGTGTTGTCGGAGGGCCGGTTGCTGAACCTGGGCAATGCCACCGGGCACCCCAGCTTCGTGATGTCGAACTCCTTCACCAACCAGACGATCGCGCAGATCGAGTTGTTCACCAAGCCGGGGGAGTACGACAAGCAGGTGTATGTGCTGCCCAAGCACCTGGACGAGAAGGTGGCCCGCCTGCACCTGGACGCTCTGGGTGTGAAGCTGACCAAGCTCTCCAAGGAGCAGGCCGCCTACATCGGTGTCGACGTCGACGGCCCCTACAAGCCCGACCACTACCGCTACTGA